A window from Drosophila subobscura isolate 14011-0131.10 chromosome O, UCBerk_Dsub_1.0, whole genome shotgun sequence encodes these proteins:
- the LOC117898627 gene encoding transcription initiation factor TFIID subunit 1 isoform X5: protein MDTLSDNSDDEGSIGNGGGDFGMDLTGILFGNIDSDGRLLADDERGNGFDAELRENLGSLSKMGLNSLLNEVIDTKDAEASSDDDEDEKEQPTPDAPPPPPKSPDRDPFNISNDTYYAPKTEPSTLRMKVGGGNLIQHSTPVVELRAPFVPTHMGPMKLRSFHRPPLKKYSHGPLAQESHQNVYSLLKHIVKKAKQREVERIASGGGDVFFMRNPEDLSGKDGDIVLAEFCEEHPPLMNQVGMCSKIKNYYKRKAEKDSGPQDYVYGEVAFAHTSPFLGILHPGQCIQALENNMYRAPIYPHKMAHNDFLIIRTRNNYWIRAVTAIFTVGQECPLYEVPGPNSKRANNFTRDFLQVFIYRLFWKSRDQPRRIRMDDIKRAFPAHSESSIRKRLKQCADFKRTGMDSNWWVIKPEFRLPSEEEIRAMVSPEQCCAYFSMIAAEQRLKDAGYGEKFLFAPQEDDDEEAQLKLDDEVKVAPWNTTRAYIQAMRGKCLLQLSGPADPTGCGEGFSYVRVPNKPTQTKEEQESQPKRSVTGTDADLRRLPLQRAKELLRKFKVPEEEIKKLSRWEVIDVVRTLSTEKAKAGEEGMDKFSRGNRFSIAEHQERYKEECQRIFDLQNRVLASSEILSTDEAESSASEESDLEELGKNLENMLSNKKTSTQLSLEREEQERQELLRQLDEEHGDGASRAKAKEDASNQPLANQNQGRILKITRTFKGLDGKEYTRVETVRRQPVIDAYIKIRTTKDEQFIKQFATLDEQQKEEMKREKRRIQEQLRRIKRNQERERLAQLAQNQKLQPGGMPTSLGDPKSSGGHAHKERDHGYKEVSPSRKKFKLKPDLKLKCGACGQVGHMRTNKACPLYTGMQSSLSQSNPSLADDLDEQSERETNMDDDDLVNVDGTKVTLSSKVLRRHGEESKRRSGMGLSLKMSRDGKKKRRLGSDPHCDYLQRHNKTANRRRTDPVVVLSSILELILNELRTMPDVSPFLFPVNSKKVPDYYQVVTKPMDLQTMREYIRQRRYTSRQMFLEDLKQIVDNSALYNGAHSAYTVAAQRMFESCYGLFQQREEKLMRVEKAINPLLGDDDQVALSYIFEKLHAQVKLLNDAWPFLKPVNKKNVRDYYQVIKRPMDLECMQKIIDGHGYHSREEYMADIELMHANSLQYNGPEHRFTRNSTNIRAYARSQLEELAATCIPLEENIAKTRELAMENAPELDEAWGNDDYDLARGSRGSSPGDEYIDVESNVGATTAASIHRSMGSDGHMSHHAMPARKLPRPAVGEVKRGRGRPRKRHQPMEEVKAQNPVKRGRGRPRKGSLTSNKSQAQAYFLDEDLNFSTDEEDDEEEDFQEVSEDENNAASILDQGERLQAPADGMDYIDPKNIKTEIDIEEQQLAEEPCGEDDSQQAAEAMVQLSGLGFYAQQQQDESMDVDPNYDPSDFLAMHKPRQPMGEPTTARSAFADFMANAQDDNGQYNPPEASTSAAAAAAAAAHEDESVVLQMPPASTLNNGMGIEEDLDVSDSDEEDDGRRRIKNEVFDDNENDMHQSQASHHSQPYHVDASNEPVLDYQQQQPMGFTSSQQAMGFSGAQQAMNFMGSQQPMDFTGAQQHMDFTGTQQQQQQHMDFPVVQQPMDFPNAQQPMDFPAAQQPMEFPAPQPGLEQQQNQQPQQPLVQGDNDYAWTF from the exons ATGGACACTTTATCCGACAATAGTGACGATGAGGGGTCCATTGGCAATGGTGGGGGTGATTTCGGCATGGATCTAACCGGTATTCTCTTCGGTAACATTGACTCCGATGGCAGGCTGCTCGCGGACGACGAGAGGGGGAACGGCTTCGATGCGGAGCTGCGTGAAAATCTTGGATCGCTGTCGAA GATGGGTCTCAATTCGTTGCTGAACGAGGTGATTGACACCAAAGATGCCGAAGCCTCGtccgacgacgatgaggatgagaaggAGC AGCCCACGCCT GATgctccaccgccgccacccaaGAGCCCAGATCGGGATCCCTTCAACATTTCAAATGACAC TTACTACGCACCCAAGACGGAGCCTTCAACGCTACGCATGAAAGTGGGCGGCGGCAATCTCATCCAGCACTCGACGCCAGTGGTGGAGCTGCGCGCTCCCTTTGTGCCCACGCATATGGGGCCGATGAAGCTGCGCTCCTTCCATCGGCCGCCGCTGAAGAAGTACTCGCACGGGCCGCTGGCCCAGGAGTCGCACCAGAACGTCTACTCCCTGCTGAAGCACATCGTGAAGAAGGCCAAGCAGCGGGAGGTTGAGCGGATAGCCTCTGGCGGTGGTGATGTCTTCTTCATGCGCAATCCAGAGGATCTGAGCGGCAAGGATGGGGACATTGTGCTCGCCGAGTTCTGCGAGGAGCATCCGCCGCTGATGAATCAAGTGGGAATGTGCTCTAAGATCAAGAACTACTACAAACGCAAGGCGGAAAAGGACAGCGGACCGCAGGACTATGTGTATGGTGAGGTGGCCTTTGCCCACACCAGTCCCTTCCTCGGCATCCTCCATCCGGGGCAGTGCATCCAGGCGCTGGAGAATAACATGTACCGTGCGCCCATCTACCCGCACAAGATGGCTCACAATGACTTCCTCATCATTCGCACCAGAAACAACTACTGGATAAGGGCCGTCACGGCCATTTTCACTGTCGGACAGGAGTGTCCACTGTACGAGGTGCCGGGACCCAATTCGAAGCGAGCCAACAACTTTACGCGTGACTTCCTGCAG GTGTTTATCTATCGCTTGTTTTGGAAGAGTCGCGATCAGCCCCGGCGCATACGCATGGACGACATTAAGCGCGCCTTTCCCGCCCACTCGGAGAGCAGCATTCGGAAGCGTCTGAAGCAGTGCGCGGATTTCAAGCGCACGGGCATGGACTCCAATTGGTGGGTGATCAAGCCCGAGTTTCGTCTGCCCTCCGAGGAGGAGATACGCGCCATGGTCTCCCCGGAGCAGTGTTGTGCCTACTTCAGCATGATTGCCGCCGAACAGCGTCTAAAG GATGCTGGCTATGGGGAGAAATTCCTGTTTGCGCCCCAAgaggatgacgacgaggaggcTCAACTGAAGCTGGACGATGAGGTGAAGGTTGCCCCCTGGAACACCACGCGTGCCTACATCCAGGCCATGCGGGGCaagtgcctgctgcagctgagcgGCCCCGCAGATCCCACGGGATGCGGTGAAGGCTTCTCCTACGTGCGAGTGCCCAACAAGCCAACA CAAACGAAAGAGGAACAGGAGTCGCAGCCAAAGCGCTCGGTAACGGGCACTGATGCGGATCTGCGTCGCCTGCCGCTGCAAAgggccaaggagctgctgcgcaagTTCAAGGTGCCCGAGGAGGAGATCAAGAAGCTATCCCGTTGGGAGGTCATCGATGTGGTGCGCACCCTGTCCACGGAGAAGGCCAAGGCCGGAGAGGAGGGCATGGACAAGTTCTCGCGTGGCAATCGATTCTCCATCGCGGAGCACCAGGAGCGCTACAAGGAGGAGTGCCAGCGCATCTTCGATCTGCAGAATCGCGTGCTCGCCAGCTCTGAGATACTGTCCACCGATGAGGCCGAGTCCTCTGCCTCCGAGGAGTCCGATTTGGAGGAGCTGGGCAAGAACCTGGAGAACATGCTGTCCAACAAGAAGACCTCAACGCAGCTCTCGCTCGagcgggaggagcaggagcgacaggagctgctgcggcagctcgACGAGGAGCATGGCGATGGGGCCAGCAgggccaaggccaaggaggATGCCTCAAATCAGCCCCTGGCCAACCAGAATCAGGGCCGCATTCTCAAGATCACGCGCACGTTCAAGGGCCTTGACGGCAAGGAGTACACTCGCGTGGAGACGGTACGCCGGCAGCCCGTCATTGACGCATACATCAAGATTCGCACCACCAAGGACGAGCAGTTTATCAAGCAATTCGCAACGCTggacgagcagcagaaggaggagatgAAGCGCGAGAAGCGGCGCATCCAGGAGCAGCTGCGTCGCATCAAGCGCAACCAGGAGCGGGAGCGCCTCGCACAGTTGGCCCAAAACCAGAAACTGCAGCCCGGCGGCATGCCCACCTCGCTGGGCGATCCCAAGAGCTCTGGCGGTCATGCGCACAAGGAACGCGATCATGGCTACAAGGAGGTTAGTCCCTCGCGCAAGAAGTTCAAGCTGAAGCCAGACCTCAAACTGAAGTGCGGCGCCTGCGGCCAGGTGGGGCATATGCGCACCAACAAGGCCTGTCCGCTGTACACGGGCATGCAGAGCAGCCTCTCCCAGTCGAATCCCTCGCTGGCCGACGACCTGGACGAGCAGAGCGAGCGGGAAACCAACATGGATGATGACGATCTGGTTAATGTGGACGGCACCAAGGTGACGCTCAGCAGCAAGGTGCTGCGGCGTCATGGCGAGGAGAGCAAGCGGCGCAGCGGCATGGGCTTGAGCCTCAAGATGTCACGCGACGGCAAGAAGAAGCGGCGCCTGGGCAGCGACCCCCACTGCGACTATCTGCAGCGGCACAACAAGACCGCCAATCGACGGCGCACCGATCCTGTGGTGGTGCTCTCATCTATACTGGAACTGATCCTCAACGAGCTGCGCACCATGCCGGACGTGTCTCCGTTCCTGTTTCCCGTCAACTCGAAGAAAGTGCCGGACTACTACCAGGTGGTCACGAAGCCCATGGACCTGCAGACCATGCGGGAGTACATCAGGCAGCGTCGCTACACCAGTCGCCAGATGTTCCTCGAGGATCTCAAGCAGATTGTGGACAATTCGGCGCTATATAATGGCGCCCATAGCGCCTACACCGTGGCCGCCCAGCGCATGTTCGAGAGCTGCTACGGACTGTTCCAGCAGCGCGAGGAGAAGCTGATGCGCGTGGAGAAGGCCATCAATCCGCTGTTGGGAGATGACGATCAGGTGGCCCTGTCGTATATCTTTGAGAAGCTGCACGCACAGGTGAAGCTCCTCAACGATGCGTGGCCCTTCCTGAAGCCCGTCAACAAGAAGAATGTGAGGGACTACTACCAAGTGATCAAGCGACCAATGGATCTGGAGTGCATGCAAAAGATTATCGACG gaCATGGCTATCACAGTCGGGAGGAGTATATGGCAGACATTGAGCTGATGCATGCCAACTCCTTGCAGTACAATGGCCCCGAGCATCGCTTCACCAGAAACTCCACCAACATACGGGCCTACGCACGCTCACAACTGGAAGAG TTGGCGGCCACTTGCATCCCTCTCGAGGAGAACATTGCCAAGACCCGAGAGCTGGCCATGGAGAATGCACCCGAGCTGGACGAGGCATGGGGCAATGATGATTACGATTTGGCGCGTGGCAGCCGTGGCAGTTCGCCCGGGGACGAGTACATCGATGTGGAGAGTAATGTGGGCGCCACCACAGCAGCCTCCATACACCGCAGCATGGGCTCCGATGGCCATATGTCGCATCATGCGATGCCAGCCCGCAAGCTGCCACGTCCGGCCGTGGGCGAGGTGAAACGTGGCCGGGGCAGGCCACGCAAGAGGCACCAACCCATGGAGGAGG TCAAAGCCCAGAATCCGGTTAAGCGTGGTCGGGGGCGTCCGAGGAAGGGTAGTCTTACATCAAACAAGAGTCAGGCGCAAGCTTACTTCCTGGATGAAG ACCTGAATTTCTCCACagacgaggaggatgatgaggaggaggacttcCAGGAGGTGTCCGAGGATGAGAACAATGCGGCAAGCATACTGGATCAGGGCGAACGTCTACAGGCGCCTGCCGATGGCATGGACTACATCGATCCGAAGAACATTAAGACGGAGATCGAcatcgaggagcagcagcttgcAG AGGAGCCGTGCGGCGAGGATGACAGCCAGCAGGCGGCGGAAGCAATGGTGCAGTTGAGTGGCCTTGGCTTCTAcgctcaacagcagcaag ATGAATCCATGGATGTGGATCCCAACTACGATCCCTCTGATTTTCTGGCCATGCACAAGCCACGCCAACCCATGGGAGAGCCCACCACCGCCCGGAGCGCCTTCGCGGACTTCATGGCAAACGCCCAGGACGACAATGGACAGTACAATCCACCGGAGGCCAGCACAagtgccgctgcagcagctgcggctgcggctcaCGAGGATGAGTCTGTGGTGTTGCAAATGCCACCGGCCAGCACCCTCAACAACGGCATGGGCATTGAGGAAGATTTGGACGTGTCGGACAGTGACGAGGAGGACGATGGTCGCAGGCGCATCAAGAACGAAGTGTTTGACGACAACGAGAATGATATGCACCAGTCGCAGGCCTCGCATCACTCTCAGCCCTACCACGTGGATGCCTCGAACGAGCCCGTGCTCGActaccagcaacagcagccaatgGGCTTTACAAGCTCCCAACAGGCAATGGGCTTTTCTGGCGCCCAGCAGGCAATGAACTTTATGGGCTCTCAGCAGCCAATGGACTTTACGGGCGCCCAACAGCATATGGACTTTACgggcacccagcagcagcagcaacaacatatgGACTTCCCGGTCGTCCAGCAGCCAATGGACTTTCCGAACGCCCAGCAACCCATGGACTTTCCGGCAGCCCAACAACCAATGGAATTTCCAGCGCCCCAGCCGGGActagagcaacagcaaaatcagcagccacagcagccactaGTGCAGGGGGATAATGATTATGCCTGGACATTCTAG